Below is a genomic region from Actinomycetota bacterium.
GCTCAACGAGATCCTTTGCAGATGGAATTACGTGTACAATTACGTGAGACCACACCAGAGCCTGGGTTATCTCACCCCCATGGAGTTCCTGAAGGCGTGGATGGAGGAGAGCAAGGATAGGGATGATGTGTTCACCATGTAGTGAACCAGCACAGGGACTTGCGCGAGAGGCCGGTTCTCGCGCAATATGTATGCGACGCTGTCGATGCCTTTGCGATAAACCGGCTGCATGCTGTGGGCTCGCGTCCACCGGCGCGCAATCATGATGTTGCTGCGTGAAGCCGGGCATGACATGAAAGAGTACGGGGATGGGGATGAAAATGGCGGGGGAAAAAGCGCAGATGGCGCTGCGCATGGTCGTCACGACCGCGTTGATGGCCATCTTGGCGACGGTGGGTTGCGGCGGAGGGAAGCCGGTTCTCACGGAGACCATGTACTGCGGCGAGCCCTCGGCTCTTATCTATGATGCCGGCCTGGTGAGCGTAAGCGCGAACGGCGATCCCCTCCTGGAGCTCGCGGAGCTGCCCGATGCGTACTGGACGGCCACCTACAAGGATCCCCGCTACCTCGCCGGCCCCGAGTACCACGTGCTCGACTTCTGCCCCGATGGGAATATCGTGGTGGTGGGCGATTGCGCGCACTTCTCCGACTGGTCCTCCGAGGTGATAGTGGGGAAGTATGACGGCAACGGAGCGCCGCTTCCCGGCTGGCCCAAGTTCTACAAGGGTCCGCAGCGGTCCTGGAACGAGGGGCAGGACGTCACGGTGGATGACGCGGGGAATATCATTGTCACGGGATATGCCGTCCTGTGGAGGCTCGACGCGGAGGGAAACGTGCTCCCCGGCTGGCCCCAGTACTTCATGGGGGACAGCTCCATCAGCACGGCCGTGATCCTCGATACCGCGGGCGACATAATAGCCTGCGGGACCACCGCCTGGGAGGGGGGCCAGAGGTTCGTATTGAAGAAATACAGGGCGGACGGGAGCGTCGTCGAGGGCTGGCCGAAGAGCTACGGGATCGACGGCAGCGAGGAGAATTTCGCCTACGATCTCCTGCAGGATACCGACGGGAACCTGGTGGTATGCGGCTATACCCAGACGGCGGGCGTCCGGGCCGCGTTGCTGTACAAGCTGGACGCCGGGGGGAATGTCCTGCCCGGGTGGCCGAAGACCTGGAGTTCGGGATCCGGGGGCTACGACGAGTATTTCAAGGTCGCGCAGGATTCCAACGGCAACTATTGCCTGGTGGGAATAACCGGCGCCAGCGAAAGCTCCGGGAGACTGCTGGTCACGCGGTACAGCGCGGGGGGCGAGCAGTTGACCGACTCGGGCTGGCCCCAGGTCTATGATCACAACGGGTTGCGCGATGCCAGCCCACCCGACGCCTGGGGAGGCGGCGTGGACAGACTGGGAAACATCGCCGCCGCGGCTACCTGCCAATCGGACACCAATATAAGCACGGTGAAATACACGGACAAGGCGGCCATGGCAAGCGGCTTCCCCAAGGTGATGCAGCACCCCGGCTATTACGAGGTGACGCGCTCCTGCAGTGTTGACGAACAGGGCAATATCTATACCGTGGGATACTGGGAGGTCGACGACGGCAGCCACGCCGACTACACCACCTTCATTGTGAAGTACCCGCCGGGCAGGTATTCCGACACCCGTCCTTCCGCCGTCTTCAAGGAGGGAATCTGCTACACGGGCCTGGCAGGCTTCAGCGAGACGCTGGGACCGGAGAATCAAGGAAGCGTGCTTTACCAGCTCTCGCCGGATAGAGAAAACTGGTACTATAACGATGGCTCGGAATGGAGGATGGCTACGACGAGCCGTGAGGCAAACACCGCGGAGGAGATAAACGCCTCCATCGTTGATTACGCGGAAAAGATCGGGCCCGGAACGCTCTACCTGAGGGTATTCCTGGTAAGCGACGGCACGCAGAGGGTTCAGCTCGAGTCGATAACCGTAAGCTATAAGAGTTAGCGACGAGGTTGCTACACCCACGGGGAGGGTATCCCCCGTCACGGGAGGGTTTATAGTAATAGGGTAGTATTTAAACCGAGTATTTGGGAGGGGATGGCCATGATACGCAACGGCGCCGAATACCGCGAGAGCCTCAAGTCCATGAAACCCAACATCTACATGGGCGGGGAGATCCTTGGACGCGACAACCTTCCTGGGACGGAGATCCTGGAGCTCACCTGCGAGCTGGCCCACAACAAGGACCTGCAGCACCTGACCACCGCCAAGTCCCACCTCACCGGGGAGACCATCAACAGGTTTTGTCACATCCACCAGAGCCAGGAAGACCTGCTCATAAAGCAGGAGATGACCAGGGTGGCGTCCCGCATGGTAGGGGGCTGTATCGCCCGCTGCATGGGCATCGACGCCATGAACGCCCTCTCGGTGATCACCTACCAGTGCGACCAGGTCCACGGTACCGAGTACCACCAGCGCTGGCTGGAGTACCTCAAGTACTGGCAGGAGAACGACATCGTGGGCTGCTGCGCGCAGTCCGACGTCAAGGGCCACCGCAAGCGCCGCCCCCACGAGCAGACCGACCCCGATCTTTACCTGCGGGTGGTGGAGAAGAAGAAGGATGGAATCGTGGTGCGGGGCGCCAAGGCCCACAACTCCTTCGCTCCCCTGGCCCACGAGATAATCGCCATCCCCACCCGTTTCCTGACACCGGAGGAAGGACCCTGGGCGGTGGCCATCGCCGTCCCGGGAGACCATCCCGGCGTGAAGCTGGTCTGCCGCGGCGCCCGTTACCGGGACCGCGTCCCCTCCGTGGCCTCGCCGCTTTCCGGCAAGGGGGAGATCGAGTCCCTCACCATCTTCGACGACGTCTTCGTGCCCTGGGAGAGGGTCTTCCTCTGCGGGGAGACGGAGTTCGGCGGCCAGCTCGCCCTGCTCTTCAGCCTCTACCACCGCCATTCCTAC
It encodes:
- a CDS encoding aromatic ring hydroxylase, translated to MRNGAEYRESLKSMKPNIYMGGEILGRDNLPGTEILELTCELAHNKDLQHLTTAKSHLTGETINRFCHIHQSQEDLLIKQEMTRVASRMVGGCIARCMGIDAMNALSVITYQCDQVHGTEYHQRWLEYLKYWQENDIVGCCAQSDVKGHRKRRPHEQTDPDLYLRVVEKKKDGIVVRGAKAHNSFAPLAHEIIAIPTRFLTPEEGPWAVAIAVPGDHPGVKLVCRGARYRDRVPSVASPLSGKGEIESLTIFDDVFVPWERVFLCGETEFGGQLALLFSLYHRHSYTGCKPAMSDVIMGSTALVAEYNGIEREGHIRHALAELICVAELVYGCGIAAAVKSSKAPSGTQIPDVVFCNVARKHAGVNLYHEYDILAEVAGGLPATLPYSEEFESPEVGELVKKYLARKDGVSPENMYKCFAWISDLSCSSMAGVMQYAGVHGGGSPIMEDIAILGTYDIEEKKNIAKFLAGIQD
- a CDS encoding transposase encodes the protein LNEILCRWNYVYNYVRPHQSLGYLTPMEFLKAWMEESKDRDDVFTM